The sequence CACCGCCCGCTCTGTTCGACCTGGAGAGCGACGTGGACGCCTGGTGGACCGGCGAGCGCGAGGACCGCTACGTCGACGCCCTTGCGGAAAGCGGGGTGGCGCTGGAGATCTCCAACCGCTACCGTCTCCCGCACGACAGGCTCCTGGGGAAGGCGCTGCGGGCCGGGGTCCGCTTTTCGCTGGGAAGCGACGGGCACACGCAGCGGCAGGTCGCGCAGCTGGGGTGGGCCGCCGAGACGGCGCGGCGGGTGGGGATCACGGACCGGGAGCTCTTCGCGCCGGAGCGGCGGCGGGGCGGCTCATCTCAACGATGACGGGTGGAGGGGGGATGGAGCGCGACGATCTGGAGGGCGGCGCCGAGCGCACGCCCGTGGTGCGGACGGAAGAGACGGCGACATACGCGGCGGGCCAGGGCACCACGGCCCCCGAGCTCGCCCCCGCGGCGCGCGGCGCGGTGCCGTCCCGCCACGGCAGCGCGGAGGACGAGGCGGCGCGCATCGAGCGCGAGCGCAACACGCCCGGCTCCGTGCGCGCGGAAGACACGGAGCCCTACATCGGCCTGCAGTACATCGCGCGGCTCTTCAAGATCGTCTCCTTCATGGTGATCTTTGCGCTGGTGCTGGAGGTGGTGCTGGGCGTGGCGAGCGACGGCGCGCGGGCCATCCTCCCGCTCTTCGCGGAGATCGTGCAGAACGGGGTGCTGGCGGCCATCCTCTGGGGCGCGGCCGACATCGTGCTCCTGCTGATCGACCTGGGGCACGACGTCCGTGCCTCCCGCGTCCTCCTGGGACGCGTTTCCGCCCGCGGCGAGCAGCAGTACGGCGGGCAGCGGCAGCGCGAAAGGGAGCGTTGATGATGAGCGACGAGACGAGAGGCGCCACCCCCGAGCGTCCGGACGACCAGACGCTCCTGCACGCGGAGCCCGCGGCCACCACCCCGCCCGCCGGCGCCCCCGCCCGCCCGCCCACCGACGAGGAGGCGCGGATCGCGCGCGAGCGCACCGCGCCCGGCTCCATCCGCGCCGAGGACACCGAGCCCTACGTGGGGCTCCAGTACATCGCGCGGCTCTTCAAGATCGTGTCGTTCCTGGTGCTGATCGCCATGGTGCTGGAGATCGTGTTGGGGGTGGCCGCGGAGGGGCTCAACGCGCTCCTTCCGCTCCTGGCCGAGGTGGTGCGCGCCGGCGTGCTGGCCGCCATCCTCTGGGGGAGCGCGGACGTGGTGCTCCTGCTGATCGACCTGGGCCACGACGTGCGCGCCTCGCGGGTGCTCCTGGGCCGCATCTCCGCGCGCGGCGAGCAGCAGTACGGCGGCAAGCAGCGCCAGCGGGAGCGTCCGCGGGAGTGAAGCGCGCCGCCCTCTTCATGCTCCTCGCTCTCGCCGCCTGTGGGGAGCGCGAGGTGGAGGACACCGGGCTGTCGCTGGTGGCGCGCAAGGATGGGGATGCCGGCTACCTGGTGTGGGGCCGCACCACGAGCCCTGAGGCGCTGGAGCTCTCCGTGGAGGATGGCGAGCGCGTCCTCTTCGGCCCGGTCCCGCTCCTGGCGCGCGAGGGCCGCTTCCGCGTGGACTTCACCGTCGAGCCGACCGAGCGCCCCATGCTCTACCTCTTCCTTTCCGACGCGGGGGGTGCGCGGCAGTGGCGGGTGGAGATTCCGCGCGGGCGCCGCGAGGTGCGGTTCGGCCCTCCGCTCCCCGCCGAGCCTCCACCTCCGGAGTATCTTCCGTTGGCGAGGTAAACAGCATCACACAGAGGGCGCAGAGAGAACTACAAGGCGCAGAGAACCCCTTCTGCCCTTCTTTCCCTGCCCCTCTGTGTCTCTGTGTGAAACTGCCGTTCGTTTTTGGCCTCGACGCAACTGAGCTTTGTCCGATCCTTTCGATACTGACGAACCGTCCGCCCCCGGCCGCCGCGCGCTGCAGGGGGTGGTCGTGGTTCTGTGGGAGACGCAGGACCGCGTCAACGTCGCCGGCACCGTCCGCGCGATGAAGAACTTCGGCCTGGAGCGCCTGCGCCTGGTGAACCCGGCCGAGTGGGACCCATATCGCATCGAGGGTATCGCCCACGACACGCAGGAGATCGTGGAGCGCACCGAGATCCACTCCTCGCTGGAGAGCGCGCTCGCCGACTGCTCCTTCGTGGTGGGGATGACGGCCCGCTCCCGCCGCGCCAAGCGCGCCGTCGCCCGCCCGCGCGCGCTCGCGCCGGAGCTGCTGGGGCGCGCGCTCGATGCGGTGGAGGGACGCGGAGGCCCGGTGGCGATTCTCTACGGCCGCGAGGACCACGGCCTCCCCAACGAGGCGCTCGACCTCTGCCACCGCACGGCGCACATCCCCACCAACCCGGATCACGCCTCGCTGAACCTGGCGCAGGCGGTGCTGGTGATGGCGTACGAGCTGTGGATGGCCGCCGAGGGCGAGGTGCAGCCATTCCGGGGCCCCCGGCGCGAGGTGCAGCCCGTCACAATCGAGTTCCTGGAGATGCTCTTCACGGACGCGGAGCGCGCTCTTTGGGCGATCGACTTCTTCAAGAGCCGCCACACGGAGAGCGTCATGCGCACCCTGCGCGAACTCGTGCACCGCTCCGACGTCGACGCCCGCGAAGCCGCCTTCCTCCGCGCCATCGCAATCGAGATCGTGAAGTACCTCCAGCGCACCGGCGTGTACAACGAGGCGTGGGAGAAGCGGGGGTGAAGACAAGCCCCGCTCGTTGCACTCGCTGCCTTCCCCGATAGTCACCGGGACCCGAGCCGTCCAGGCCCTCCTCGCATCCTGCAAGCGCGACCGCCCGGACGTCAGGAGCAGCATCGACTCCTCAGTCAAGGCTGGCCTCAATTACCGCCAGGAGTCTTCCGACGCGGACGGGTCGAGCAGCTTCGATTGAGACAGGGCACGTGAGGGAGGGGAGCCCGGACCGGCCCGCGCGGGCGGTGGCCGCGCCGAGGCCCTTGCCGGCGTGCGGCTCAGGCCCTACTCTGCCATGATTTGTGATTCCCCCGCTTGTAGGCCGAGCTCCTCCAGAAAATGCTGCCCGCTCCCGCTGCAAAGTTGACCCTGTAAGACACGCCCACCGCGGCCATCCAGGACCGCTCCATTCGCCCCCGCCACGACCTGCCGTGGGGGATCATCCACACGCCCAAGATTCCGATGACTCACCGATTGGGGACTCCGCTGCTCACTCTTGTTTTCGTCGCCAGCGCTGGAATGCCAACGTGCATCAGCGCACAGACTCTCGTCAACCCAGTGGTTGGCGTGCGCAGCGCCGAGCCGGACGCGGCCGTGCCTCGCGTACCTTTCCAAATCGACCGGATCCAGGTGGCAGCGGCGAACGCGGCCCCGCTGGTGGGACGGAAGGCGGGCGGCGAAAACGACGTCGTCGCGCTGCACCAGGCCGCCCGCGACTACGCTCACGATTATCCGGCGGAGTTCCGCACCGCCCTGGACCGCGCGGGGACTGATCCGGCGCAGGCCCGCGTTCGTGCGAACCGGGCTAATGCGGAGGATCTCCCTTATGTTGCCGTCGCGCTCGCGTTGGCGGCCGAGAAT comes from Longimicrobium sp. and encodes:
- a CDS encoding TrmJ/YjtD family RNA methyltransferase, which codes for MSDPFDTDEPSAPGRRALQGVVVVLWETQDRVNVAGTVRAMKNFGLERLRLVNPAEWDPYRIEGIAHDTQEIVERTEIHSSLESALADCSFVVGMTARSRRAKRAVARPRALAPELLGRALDAVEGRGGPVAILYGREDHGLPNEALDLCHRTAHIPTNPDHASLNLAQAVLVMAYELWMAAEGEVQPFRGPRREVQPVTIEFLEMLFTDAERALWAIDFFKSRHTESVMRTLRELVHRSDVDAREAAFLRAIAIEIVKYLQRTGVYNEAWEKRG